The genome window CCTCTTCATCACCATCTCCCAAGTCTTCATCAGCACCCTCACCAAAACATGCACCTAAAATTTCCCCTGCATTGTCACCTTCCAAGTCCTTCCCTCCTCACAGCCCAGCAATGCCTCCTGCTGGCAGTCCAACATCCCCTACTGTTGAGGACGCTGGATTGCCCCCTTCGGGCGCTTCTGCACCTACACCATCTGCCCCATCATCAGCTGATAAAATCCGTGTCACTGCTGGTTCTACAGTGAGATTTGGCTTTGCTGTTATGCTGATGTTCTTTCTTTAAGCCTTCAAACAATATTTGAGGTGGTTGTCACTTTTTGTTATATTGTTGATTCAGTACCTACTTTTCCTCAGTCCTGGTTGTTTGTTCAACACATTCTATATTATGAATGTTGCAAATTATTGATGGAGATATAATGGACTTTAGCATTGAAATTTTATATCTAAAGCATTGCTATAGATTTCTTTTAGCTTTGGATACTTTCTTGATTTGGTATAATCAGTAGAGGCAATAAATATGGAGTCTTACACGAACTATGCTGATGTCTAACAAAGGTTTAAAGAAAATTCACTGTCAGATTTCCTCAATATATTGTTTGTAACAGTGCAAATAGTCTGAAAAATACGTGCTTCAGTGAGTTTAGAAGCCGTAGTTGTGAATTATCGGAAGGAACCACATGAATCGAACACAGATTGACCTCTTCCCCAATAAGCATAACAGAGCAAACAAGCAGAAGGGTATCGAGAAAACACAAATGGTAAATCCTAGAGTAAGGAACGGAATTCTGGTAGTGAGGACAGGAAGCAGAAGATACCAAAATGGCCAATCAAGCAAATCTTTTCAGTCTCAGTTGAAAAGAAAATATACTACGCAGAGCAAAAGCAAGCTTAGGTAAAACAGCTTATAATATACATATAACCAAGTTTAATTATTTCAGAAGGAATCCCATTTAGGAATTACAATACACAAACTGTTTTTCGGGTGAGTACCCGGCATGTACACAGTATAGCAAAACATCAAGACGGACTCATACATCAAAGACCAATAAATACAACCAGCAAATTGTCTCAGTTGTCTGTCACCTTTAACATGCATAGGAGCAACAAAAAGAATAAAGCTCCAGTAGCAAGTCACCTGGCAAGTCCAGCTTAAGCAACTGGAGGACGGAGCACATGATCTTGTGATGTGTCAACAACAGCAGGTTGCATGAATTGCCACATCGCAACACTAGGATAGCCAATGAAAGGCATCAGTTTGTTGCCAGCGACTTGTCCTTGTGCAGTAAATGCAGCTCCCATGGCAGAAGGATGGGAGAGAAAGCCTGGTTTAGAAGATAAGTTTTTAACCTGCTGCTCCAAATTCTCCTTTTCTTCCTTTAGACTTTGCTTTTCATCACGGAGCTCATTCTTCTCTGCCTGAACGGacaaagtatttttcttttgtaaGTGCCTGAACAGAGAGCTAAAGAAAAGAATAGCGTCCGCTCACTAATGTTCCAGAATCAAGACAACTGAAAATTAGCATGGATATTCTAGTAGATATTCAGTACCACTAGAATTAAAACTACACCTTAAGTTCTTTAATCTTCTCTTGCAGTTCCTCGTTTGACTCCTTCAGCTTCTGCGTTTCAGCTCGCAGCTCAATCAGCATCTTTTGAGCATCACTCAGAATTGCAACTTTCTCAGTTTTAGGTGGTCTTCCTGGATCAAGGACAGAGCTCAATTCAAGGAACCTAGATGATGACAGATTTAGATGTGAGAATTCATAAGGCAGTGAATAATATATATCACGAGAGAAAAATCTAGAGGGAGAGATCATGCCTCTCATTAAGTCTGTCCCTCCGCAATTTCTCTCGACTTGCCTTAGATCTCGGGGAGTTGCAACATTCAATTCTCGACCTGTACATAAAGTTAAAACACATGGACATGCAAAGAAATAAATAACACCAATTCAAATGGAACTGGTCTTTGCATagaaaataatatctaaaacaaCTTGCTTTAACACATCAAAACTTCCCTGTTCTATTTCATTTTCTTGTTTCTTGGGGATGAGAGGGACGGTTATTGGCAACTCATTTTAATGGTGAACCTTTTAAAAGATTATTCACCTTGAAACTGGACAAGGATATCAAAGAAAGATGATTATGAAGAGCACAGCCATGACCTGTAGGCATCCTATCAGAAATCTTTTGTGCTACACAACTCCAAAATTAAGACAAATTTGTTCAGGTCAACCAACAGGTTATTAGAAGGCGTGTGGTCAGCCATGTATTTCAGTTAGCTTGATACAGCTTCATACAAGCTGGGAAAGTAGTTCACCAGCTTGAAACTTTGATATAGCTGCAACTTTGTGTCCTTTCAAGCTCTTCCTGTTGCTACTCCTAGTCTACTAATCTACTTTTAGTACCTTTTTCTTCTAAGTTTACCCAAATACCACACGCAAACTCTATGTATAAAAGTTGAACCAAATACTGATTTTCTTTACAACCGAGAAATCCCCGAGGGGCAGTGGCTCAGTCTACCCTTCTCCATTTAAATACCAGGCTTCGAACCTGTGACATGTGCCTAACCCACACATCATATGATGCGCTCTTATCACTAGACCAAAGCCCTGAGCCACCAAAGTACTGATTTCTTATGTGAGTTTTCCCTCTCTATCTTGTTATCTTTTGCCCACatgcaattttaaaaaaaaatcgttAGTACACACATATCTTTGTGTTTACTCAAATGATGTTAAAGCCACTTTCTCTTAATCATCTGCATCCATCTTTAAAAAGCACCAACACGATGAGACAATTGAATAGGTATGATGTGAGAATCCTAAAATCTAGGATGAACAGCTCAGTGAAGCTATATTTTCATAACTAACTATTGAAAGGATGCAGATTAATATATAAAGCTCTGCCTAAAATTTTGGTTTCTGTAATAGCAATTAGATAGACCGGACGGTGAAGCTTGAAACATAGAGCTCCACATAACCAGTTCAAATTCGAGATGATATTCCTTCAAATGGAAATTAGAAATTATAATACTACAACCCATATACAGCCTTGAAACAGAAAAACACCAACTCACGCCACATCGGTACTCTTAAACTGAATGTAAAATTCATGCCTGAGTTCGGTGGTGGAGATTAGCAAGAGCAATGGTGGAGAACCTGGACGAAAGGTATATATGGCCAACCTTCAGTATAGATGTTGGTTATTACTTGACTATAGAAAGACTATTTTAAATATATTGAGATCACCAATAAAATTTTCTACTCTGAGCaacaaaagtttttttttaataaaacaaacaatgaaaaagaaaataaagaaactagCCAGCTGTGTTTGTCTAACATATTATAGGATATCATTATGCTGATAAAGTTACTAATCTACAACCAAGAACCTCACAATGAAAATAGGCTTCTTGACTAATCAGCAAAGTCTCTCAGAGAAATGCAACCATAAAATTTAATAAGTGATTCGGAAGAAGAGCCTTTGTCATGTGTGACTTCTAGCATCACAAGCTCCTTTTTTATTTAGTTGGCTGCTATATTCCAATCACATCACATAAGAAACCGCAAAAATGCATGCATATAAATGGCATTGGGTCCTTCATTTAGAACATAGGATATAAACAGATCCAGATttctaaaagaagaagaaagtaaTAATCAAGAGTCTACCCAAACCTCACAAACAGTGCTAAAAGAGAAAGGGATAATGTATTTACCGCTTTCGCGAGCTTGCCTCCTTACTGACTTCAGAATCATCAAATGTGTAATCTGTTTCTGCACTGAAAGAGATAAGTGACCATCAGAACACGGGGATGGTAAAAACAAAAGAACTGTTCCAGTAAAATACTCATCTCACCACTATGTCATCCTATTAAGACATCAGACAGGTATGTTACTGTGCCCATAAGATTAGAAATTCATCTTTCATAGTTGTAACAATATCCTTGGTGGAAATTGAAAAGCTGATGGTTTTGAGTCCTAATAAATATATTTACAGAACATAATTTAAGTCTTTCTATAACTTTAAGTAATGTAATCTAGAGAGGAAATCTATAACCTCAACAAAGTGATAGACAATTTCTTCGTCTTCGAAAGTGGAGTAACAACTTTTCAAGCTACAGACTGACCAAAGTGACAATTCCTTGTTGGAGTTACCTGCTACCAGAGGCAGGATCCAAAACTTTAAGCTCTATGATTTCATCCTTCAAGGTTCTTATTATTAAACGCATTGTATTTTAAAATTGTGGGTTAATATCTAATATTTGTTGCAACTTCAGCAGAtctttacacataaatttatgttcCTCGTTAGAAGTACTGGGTTACTCAATACTGCAACGCTAGACCCGCCTCTGCCTGCTACCCTATAATAAGACTATTTTGACACTAATTGTCAACTTAGCACAACCCTCCTCCTTTATCTCGATTACAAAAAGTTATTAGTAGTTTACAACGCTCACATGCTTGGAGTTA of Nicotiana tomentosiformis chromosome 7, ASM39032v3, whole genome shotgun sequence contains these proteins:
- the LOC104105887 gene encoding transcription factor ILR3-like isoform X3 translates to MPPLISLQKQITHLMILKSVRRQARESGSPPLLLLISTTELRSRIECCNSPRSKASREKLRRDRLNERFLELSSVLDPGRPPKTEKVAILSDAQKMLIELRAETQKLKESNEELQEKIKELKAEKNELRDEKQSLKEEKENLEQQVKNLSSKPGFLSHPSAMGAAFTAQGQVAGNKLMPFIGYPSVAMWQFMQPAVVDTSQDHVLRPPVA
- the LOC104105887 gene encoding transcription factor ILR3-like isoform X1; the protein is MEIDSSGNPNWLFDYELITDITSAASVAVADFQSPATIDFSWPAQTIYASSNLIAETDYTFDDSEVSKEASSRKRLAIYTFRPGSPPLLLLISTTELRSRIECCNSPRSKASREKLRRDRLNERFLELSSVLDPGRPPKTEKVAILSDAQKMLIELRAETQKLKESNEELQEKIKELKAEKNELRDEKQSLKEEKENLEQQVKNLSSKPGFLSHPSAMGAAFTAQGQVAGNKLMPFIGYPSVAMWQFMQPAVVDTSQDHVLRPPVA
- the LOC104105887 gene encoding transcription factor ILR3-like isoform X2, which gives rise to MEIDSSGNPNWLFDYELITDITSAASVAVADFQSPATIDFSWPAQTIYASSNLIAETDYTFDDSEVSKEASSRKRSRIECCNSPRSKASREKLRRDRLNERFLELSSVLDPGRPPKTEKVAILSDAQKMLIELRAETQKLKESNEELQEKIKELKAEKNELRDEKQSLKEEKENLEQQVKNLSSKPGFLSHPSAMGAAFTAQGQVAGNKLMPFIGYPSVAMWQFMQPAVVDTSQDHVLRPPVA